A single region of the Labeo rohita strain BAU-BD-2019 chromosome 3, IGBB_LRoh.1.0, whole genome shotgun sequence genome encodes:
- the LOC127160692 gene encoding probable serine/threonine-protein kinase irlF isoform X1 — translation MEHRHAEFVDTHYDALIQRVTSVMPITDKMYESRNLTWEVYSKITKAISKKSQIRELLNAVKSGGPALKSAFYKVLRDVQPEVIQELEGSSSQTDHEKQVTESHHQKVETEKEEVKTHRPENNIIRWNPSSIKYRSEIEELRKDSCRKKVGNLYFSRSNKYIIGSGGSGTVYLGLKEDGTEVAIKRITKDQQKSKDFENELKHLRDLNLESKNIVRYVDLAEDEDFYYLALQLCEYDMEDYMENLRQEEQKDKALRRIVKEILLGLQVLHQAEVIHRDIKPGNVLIDSGKNARLADFGLSRKLEEGRSTVHTARAGTLGWEATEILNQDTGYKKSSDIQVAGMLMYYILSDGKHPFGDIKDREENIKKGQHSLEDLQDIVAKDLIEWMINKEPAERLTIDEVLRHPYFWDDDSKDAVLRKLGDRPEIQNYEILAKLHKLYIEKGNTEETDPTVALNINEAFSELKIENEKKRNDILTIVGVDLKNLWKLFKTAEEITEGKHFSNWKSELLKIWPDINKKLPEDVLGLLRVLRNKLVHANVRNEFEEKKIFDLFPDFFISLHRVAKVLNWKY, via the exons atggaacaTCGGC ATGCTGAGTTTGTGGACACACACTATGATGCTCTCATTCAGAGAGTTACATCTGTGATGCCCATCACTGATAAGATGTATGAAAGCAGAAATCTTACCTGGGAAGTGTATTCGAAGATCACAAAGGCAATATCTAAAAAGTCCCAAATAAGAGAGCTCTTAAACGCTGTGAAATCTGGAGGGCCTGCATTAAAATCAGCTTTTTACAAAGTACTGCGAGACGTTCAACCTGAGGTCATTCAAGAACTTGAAG GGTCATCCTCACAGACAGACCATGAAAAACAGGTAACTGAGTCTCACCATCAAAAAGTAGAAACGGAAAAGGAGGAAGTTAAGACACACAGACCTGAGAACAATATCATCAGGTGGAACCCATCCTCAATAAAGTACAGAAGTGAAATAGAGGAGCTCCGGAAAGATTCCTGCAGGAAGAAAGTCGGGAACCTCTACTTTTCCAGaagtaataaatacattattggCTCTGGAGGAAGTGGCACAGTATATCTTGGCCTGAAGGAAGATGGCACTGAGGTGGCCATTAAACGAATAACCAAGGACCAACAGAAAAGCAAAGACTTTGAAAATGAACTGAAGCATCTAAGAGATTTAAATCTGGAGAGTAAGAACATTGTCAGGTACGTGGACTTAGCAGAGGATGAAGACTTTTATTATCTTGCATTACAGCTTTGTGAATATGATATGGAGGATTACATGGAAAATCTTCGTCAGGAAGAGCAAAAAGACAAAGCTTTGAGGAGAATAGTGAAGGAGATTCTTCTTGGCCTTCAAGTTCTTCACCAGGCTGAAGTGATACATCGCGACATAAAGCCTGGAAATGTTTTGATAG ATTCAGGAAAAAACGCAAGGCTGGCCGACTTCGGCTTAAGTCGCAAACTGGAGGAGGGCAGAAGCACAGTGCATACTGCTAGAGCTGGTACACTTGGCTGGGAAGCAACGGAGATCCTGAATCAAGATACAGGTTACAAGAAGAGCTCAGACATCCAG GTTGCTGGGATGTTGATGTACTACATCCTCTCTGACGGGAAACATCCTTTTGGGGACATAAAGGATCGTGAAGAGAACATCAAAAAAGGGCAGCACTCACTTGAAGATTTACAAGATATAGTAGCAAAGGATCTCATAGAGTGGATGATCAACAAGGAACCAGCAGAGAGACTGACCATTGATGAGGTCCTACGACACCCTTATTTCTGGGATGATGACag TAAAGATGCAGTCCTGAGGAAGCTGGGCGACAGGCCTGAAATCCAGAACTATGAGATTTTAGCAAAACTTCACAAACTCTACATAGAGAAAGGGAACACTGAGGAAACAGACCCAACAGTAGCACTGAACATTAATGAGGCCTTCAGTGAACTGAAAATCGAGAATGAAAAGAA GAGAAATGACATCCTTACTATAGTGGGTGTGGATTTAAAGAACCTTTGGAAGCTCTTCAAGACAGCGGAGGAGATCACAgagggaaaacatttttctaattgGAAATCAGAG cttttaaaaatatggcCAGATATTAACAAAAAGCTTCCTGAAGATGTTCTTGGGCTGCTGCGGGTTTTGCGCAACAAACTGGTGCATGC AAATGTCAGGAATGAATTTGAAGAGAAGAAGATTTTTGACCTCTTCCCGGATTTTTTCATCAGTTTACACAGAGTGGCTAAAGTCTTGAACTGGAAATACTGA
- the LOC127160692 gene encoding probable serine/threonine-protein kinase irlF isoform X2 has protein sequence MEHRHAEFVDTHYDALIQRVTSVMPITDKMYESRNLTWEVYSKITKAISKKSQIRELLNAVKSGGPALKSAFYKVLRDVQPEVIQELEGSSSQTDHEKQVTESHHQKVETEKEEVKTHRPENNIIRWNPSSIKYRSEIEELRKDSCRKKVGNLYFSRSNKYIIGSGGSGTVYLGLKEDGTEVAIKRITKDQQKSKDFENELKHLRDLNLESKNIVRYVDLAEDEDFYYLALQLCEYDMEDYMENLRQEEQKDKALRRIVKEILLGLQVLHQAEVIHRDIKPGNVLIDSGKNARLADFGLSRKLEEGRSTVHTARAGTLGWEATEILNQDTGYKKSSDIQVAGMLMYYILSDGKHPFGDIKDREENIKKGQHSLEDLQDIVAKDLIEWMINKEPAERLTIDEVLRHPYFWDDDSKDAVLRKLGDRPEIQNYEILAKLHKLYIEKGNTEETDPTVALNINEAFSELKIENEKKRNDILTIVGVDLKNLWKLFKTAEEITEGKHFSNWKSELLKIWPDINKKLPEDVLGLLRVLRNKLVHA, from the exons atggaacaTCGGC ATGCTGAGTTTGTGGACACACACTATGATGCTCTCATTCAGAGAGTTACATCTGTGATGCCCATCACTGATAAGATGTATGAAAGCAGAAATCTTACCTGGGAAGTGTATTCGAAGATCACAAAGGCAATATCTAAAAAGTCCCAAATAAGAGAGCTCTTAAACGCTGTGAAATCTGGAGGGCCTGCATTAAAATCAGCTTTTTACAAAGTACTGCGAGACGTTCAACCTGAGGTCATTCAAGAACTTGAAG GGTCATCCTCACAGACAGACCATGAAAAACAGGTAACTGAGTCTCACCATCAAAAAGTAGAAACGGAAAAGGAGGAAGTTAAGACACACAGACCTGAGAACAATATCATCAGGTGGAACCCATCCTCAATAAAGTACAGAAGTGAAATAGAGGAGCTCCGGAAAGATTCCTGCAGGAAGAAAGTCGGGAACCTCTACTTTTCCAGaagtaataaatacattattggCTCTGGAGGAAGTGGCACAGTATATCTTGGCCTGAAGGAAGATGGCACTGAGGTGGCCATTAAACGAATAACCAAGGACCAACAGAAAAGCAAAGACTTTGAAAATGAACTGAAGCATCTAAGAGATTTAAATCTGGAGAGTAAGAACATTGTCAGGTACGTGGACTTAGCAGAGGATGAAGACTTTTATTATCTTGCATTACAGCTTTGTGAATATGATATGGAGGATTACATGGAAAATCTTCGTCAGGAAGAGCAAAAAGACAAAGCTTTGAGGAGAATAGTGAAGGAGATTCTTCTTGGCCTTCAAGTTCTTCACCAGGCTGAAGTGATACATCGCGACATAAAGCCTGGAAATGTTTTGATAG ATTCAGGAAAAAACGCAAGGCTGGCCGACTTCGGCTTAAGTCGCAAACTGGAGGAGGGCAGAAGCACAGTGCATACTGCTAGAGCTGGTACACTTGGCTGGGAAGCAACGGAGATCCTGAATCAAGATACAGGTTACAAGAAGAGCTCAGACATCCAG GTTGCTGGGATGTTGATGTACTACATCCTCTCTGACGGGAAACATCCTTTTGGGGACATAAAGGATCGTGAAGAGAACATCAAAAAAGGGCAGCACTCACTTGAAGATTTACAAGATATAGTAGCAAAGGATCTCATAGAGTGGATGATCAACAAGGAACCAGCAGAGAGACTGACCATTGATGAGGTCCTACGACACCCTTATTTCTGGGATGATGACag TAAAGATGCAGTCCTGAGGAAGCTGGGCGACAGGCCTGAAATCCAGAACTATGAGATTTTAGCAAAACTTCACAAACTCTACATAGAGAAAGGGAACACTGAGGAAACAGACCCAACAGTAGCACTGAACATTAATGAGGCCTTCAGTGAACTGAAAATCGAGAATGAAAAGAA GAGAAATGACATCCTTACTATAGTGGGTGTGGATTTAAAGAACCTTTGGAAGCTCTTCAAGACAGCGGAGGAGATCACAgagggaaaacatttttctaattgGAAATCAGAG cttttaaaaatatggcCAGATATTAACAAAAAGCTTCCTGAAGATGTTCTTGGGCTGCTGCGGGTTTTGCGCAACAAACTGGTGCATGCGTGA